The bacterium genome has a segment encoding these proteins:
- a CDS encoding ATP-binding cassette domain-containing protein yields MIELSGVYKSFAHHPVLHDINLWVQEGEIFGIIGRSGAGKSTLLRCMNALEKPDSGKV; encoded by the coding sequence ATGATTGAATTATCTGGTGTATACAAATCATTTGCCCATCACCCCGTGTTGCATGATATCAATTTATGGGTACAAGAAGGTGAAATATTTGGGATTATTGGTCGATCTGGTGCGGGTAAGTCAACCCTGTTGCGCTGTATGAATGCCCTAGAAAAACCTGACAGCGGCAAGGT